The Corallococcus exiguus genome has a window encoding:
- a CDS encoding histone deacetylase family protein, translated as MRKVQGMTATLLLTDPLFLQHDAGEGHPESPARLRRILQVLARNPVAGTVMTHPRSATDAEILAVHTPAHLDAMEKLGGRFERIDEDTAVSPDSIDAARLAAGAAVQAVEAVMAGTAKNAFALVRPPGHHAEPDRAMGFCLYNNVAIAAEAGRRLGAERVLVLDWDVHHGNGTQAAFWGRRDVLYQSVHQFPYYPGSGAAPEVGRGEGQGFTVNCGLPGGNTDADYGMIFEELLLPVAQAYRPDLVLVSAGFDPHRADPIGGMDVTERGFAAMCTAVRKLAEEVSGGKLALVLEGGYSLEGLSNSVHACIEVLAGRDDSFASGNVNADARAALATSREALKPFWASVR; from the coding sequence ATGCGTAAGGTCCAGGGGATGACCGCGACGCTGCTGCTCACCGACCCGCTCTTCCTCCAGCACGACGCCGGAGAGGGCCACCCCGAGTCGCCCGCACGCTTGCGGCGCATCCTCCAGGTGCTGGCGCGAAACCCCGTCGCGGGCACGGTGATGACCCATCCCCGCTCCGCCACGGACGCGGAGATTCTGGCGGTGCACACCCCGGCGCACCTGGACGCGATGGAGAAGCTGGGCGGCCGCTTCGAGCGCATCGACGAGGACACGGCGGTGTCGCCGGACAGCATCGACGCGGCGAGGCTGGCGGCGGGCGCGGCGGTGCAGGCCGTGGAGGCGGTGATGGCGGGGACGGCGAAGAACGCGTTCGCGCTGGTGCGTCCGCCCGGCCACCACGCGGAGCCGGACCGGGCGATGGGCTTCTGCCTCTACAACAACGTCGCCATCGCGGCGGAGGCCGGGCGGCGGCTGGGAGCCGAGCGAGTGCTGGTGCTGGACTGGGACGTGCACCACGGCAACGGCACGCAGGCGGCGTTCTGGGGGCGCAGGGACGTGCTCTACCAGTCGGTGCACCAGTTCCCCTATTACCCGGGCAGCGGCGCGGCGCCGGAGGTGGGGCGCGGAGAGGGCCAGGGCTTCACGGTCAACTGCGGCCTGCCGGGCGGCAACACGGACGCGGACTACGGGATGATCTTCGAAGAGCTGCTGCTCCCCGTGGCGCAGGCGTACCGGCCGGACCTGGTGCTGGTGTCCGCGGGGTTCGACCCGCACCGCGCGGATCCGATTGGCGGCATGGACGTCACCGAGCGCGGCTTCGCGGCGATGTGCACCGCCGTGCGCAAGCTGGCGGAGGAGGTCTCTGGCGGGAAGCTGGCGCTGGTGCTGGAGGGTGGCTATTCGCTGGAGGGGCTGTCGAACTCCGTGCACGCGTGCATCGAAGTGCTGGCGGGGCGCGATGACAGCTTCGCGTCCGGCAACGTGAACGCGGACGCGAGGGCGGCGCTGGCGACGAGCCGCGAGGCGCTCAAGCCATTCTGGGCCAGCGTGCGCTGA
- a CDS encoding methyl-accepting chemotaxis protein, producing MPRRLKKPGLRGILLGSFGLALAVILGTLYFVVPRQVGNHLRERMASRAQNKAREVTALVEKQAGTQPVPNLEGLYLQDDDFSVVAVLDAQGVPRATSPATAPAWFTQGLEKRLQQRPLPSLEQVEFENDSWAVTRPVALAGGVPGEVVVVVDGARLEGVLTALRHTVLLAFLVGLVLFLVVAFLISRAFILHPLDAMMSMASKLAEADLTGRADVRNNRDELGQLAEALNRMAQSWRDTLGRVRGVSDVVAGVIEQIHRTGTTVSSGAGTVQSRVEETSSSMVEMMASMRGIAENVEVLYQSAEESSSSIMEMAATNDEVAENVQAMAASVEETTSAIEQMTYSIKEVAKNIEDLSASTEDTSSAISEMDAAIGQVDANANETARLSEQVFEDAQTGVEALRKTLSGIDRIKDTSRTAAGVIDSLGRRISEIGNILNVIDDVAEQTNLLALNAAIIAAQAGEHGKGFAVVAEEIKDLAERTGASTKEIAELIRGVQEESRNAVVVMNQGVKSVEEGVQLGREAEGALRKINDSTQKSTQMVKAIARATVEQARGSKQVTAAIHRISATVSMISQASNEQARGGEQIMKSAERMKTLTQHVQRSSQEQAHGSKQITRSIESINEMVTHLNRAQKEQTKGSEQVLKAVETIKGVSEHQTRSVRQLEEAIDNLTRQAEILRAEVRRFRV from the coding sequence TTGCCACGTCGCCTCAAGAAACCCGGTCTCCGGGGCATCCTCCTGGGTTCGTTCGGCCTCGCGCTGGCCGTCATCCTGGGGACGCTCTACTTCGTCGTTCCCCGCCAGGTGGGCAACCACCTGAGGGAGCGCATGGCTTCGCGCGCCCAGAACAAGGCCAGGGAGGTAACGGCACTCGTCGAAAAGCAGGCGGGCACCCAGCCGGTCCCCAACCTGGAAGGGCTCTATCTCCAGGACGACGACTTCAGCGTCGTGGCGGTGCTGGACGCCCAGGGCGTGCCCCGCGCCACCTCCCCGGCGACAGCGCCTGCGTGGTTCACCCAGGGCCTGGAGAAGCGCCTCCAACAGCGCCCGCTCCCGTCTCTGGAGCAGGTGGAGTTCGAGAACGACAGCTGGGCGGTGACCAGGCCGGTGGCGCTCGCGGGCGGCGTGCCCGGTGAAGTCGTCGTGGTGGTGGATGGGGCGCGGCTGGAGGGAGTGCTCACGGCCCTGCGCCACACGGTGCTGCTGGCCTTCCTCGTGGGCCTGGTGCTCTTCCTCGTGGTGGCGTTCCTCATCTCGCGCGCGTTCATCCTCCACCCGCTGGACGCGATGATGTCCATGGCGAGCAAGCTGGCGGAGGCCGACCTCACCGGCCGCGCGGACGTGCGCAACAACAGGGACGAACTGGGCCAGCTGGCGGAGGCCCTCAACCGCATGGCCCAGTCCTGGCGAGACACGCTGGGCCGCGTGCGCGGCGTGTCCGACGTGGTGGCCGGCGTCATCGAGCAGATCCACCGCACCGGCACCACCGTGTCCTCCGGCGCGGGCACCGTGCAGTCGCGCGTGGAGGAGACGTCCTCCTCCATGGTGGAGATGATGGCCAGCATGCGCGGCATCGCGGAGAACGTGGAGGTCCTCTACCAGAGCGCGGAGGAGAGCAGCTCCTCCATCATGGAGATGGCCGCCACCAACGACGAGGTGGCGGAGAACGTCCAGGCCATGGCCGCCAGCGTGGAGGAGACCACCAGCGCCATCGAGCAGATGACGTACTCCATCAAGGAGGTGGCCAAGAACATCGAGGACCTCTCCGCGTCCACGGAGGACACCTCCTCCGCCATCAGTGAGATGGACGCCGCCATCGGTCAGGTCGACGCCAACGCCAACGAGACGGCCCGCCTGTCCGAACAGGTCTTCGAGGACGCGCAGACGGGCGTGGAGGCCCTGCGCAAGACGCTCTCCGGCATCGACCGCATCAAGGACACCAGCCGCACCGCCGCGGGCGTCATCGACAGCCTGGGCCGGCGCATCAGCGAGATTGGCAACATCCTCAACGTCATTGACGACGTGGCGGAGCAGACGAACCTGCTGGCCCTCAACGCCGCCATCATCGCCGCGCAGGCGGGCGAGCACGGCAAGGGCTTCGCGGTGGTGGCGGAGGAGATCAAGGACCTGGCCGAGCGCACCGGCGCGTCCACCAAGGAGATCGCCGAGCTCATCCGCGGCGTGCAGGAGGAGAGCCGCAACGCCGTGGTGGTGATGAACCAGGGCGTCAAGAGCGTGGAGGAGGGCGTGCAGCTGGGCCGCGAGGCGGAAGGCGCCCTGCGGAAGATCAACGACAGCACCCAGAAGTCCACGCAGATGGTGAAGGCCATTGCCCGCGCCACCGTGGAGCAGGCGCGCGGCAGCAAGCAGGTGACGGCCGCCATCCACCGCATCTCCGCCACCGTGTCGATGATCTCCCAGGCCTCCAACGAGCAGGCCCGGGGCGGCGAGCAGATCATGAAGAGCGCGGAGCGGATGAAGACGCTCACCCAGCACGTGCAGCGCTCCAGCCAGGAGCAGGCGCACGGCAGCAAGCAGATCACCCGCTCCATCGAAAGCATCAACGAGATGGTCACCCACCTGAACCGCGCCCAGAAGGAGCAGACCAAGGGCAGCGAGCAGGTGCTCAAGGCCGTGGAGACCATCAAGGGCGTGTCCGAGCACCAGACGCGCTCGGTGCGCCAGCTGGAAGAGGCCATCGACAACCTCACGCGCCAGGCGGAAATCCTCCGCGCCGAGGTGCGCCGCTTCCGCGTCTGA